tattttaaatagcAAGAAGATGCCAAGAGGATGACCTAAGAAGAATCCTCCACCTCCACCAGAAGAAGAAAGCCATGATACCCAACCTCACCTGCAACAAAACCAAGACCGAAGGCAACATAGGGACCCGACCCCACCTCCGAATCAAGATGATCCTATGCAATTATTGGTGGCATTTCTGCGACAACAAACTCAAAATCCTCCAACTAGAGGAGGGGGACCACAAGATCAGCAAACCCCATCTACTGTTACCTTCAAATCCTTTAAATCTTTGAACCCTCCTGAGTTCAAAGGTACCACTGACCCTGTTGAGGCTCGAGTTTGGCTTCGTGAGATCGAAAAGACATTTGAAATAGTTGATGTTAAAGAAGAGAAGAAAACTATCTTTGCTGCCTATATGCtaaaaggagaagctaactattggtgggaagccAAGAAAACACTTGAAACCACTTTTCCTATACCATGGACTAGATTTACGAAACTGTTCCTCGAAAAGTACTTTCCAAAATACATGGAGAATCAGATGGAACTTAAGTTTTTAGAACTtaagcaaggaaacatgtcagtagctgaatatgaagctaagttcacTGAGCTCTCTAGGTTCTTCCCATACCATGTTGACACTGATGAGAAGAAAGCCAAgcgatttcagcaaggactaaaacccTACATTCAGAACCACCAACTACACTACACTAGTTCAAAAAGTTGCAATTGTGGAAAGTGGAAGCGAACTGTATGCTAAGGACGCAAATGTGAAGAAGAGAAAGTTCCAAAACCATAGTGGAAGAAGTTTTGAGAAAAAGGTTGAAAATCAGCCAGGGAAACGACCTTTTGTGAAACGTGAGGACACGAACATTGGAAATAGAAGGATTGAAAATGTTGGTGCTCGGAAGGATAATACAAAATTCTGGACCCCTCAAAACTCTAACTTGCTTCAGGGCAAACCTCCTGTACCTGAGTGCAAAACATGTGGAAGAAAGCATCTTGGGGAGTGTTATCAGGCAAATGTCACTTGTTTCAACTGCGGACAAAAAGGACACTATGCGTCTCACTGCAAGGAAAAAGCTACTATTTGTTACTCTTGTGGGAAGAAGGGTCACATGGCTAAAGATTGTCGAAAGCAAGCACCTAAGGAAAGCTCGACACTTAGACTTATGGCACCTCCAAGCAACAAGCCTACTGCACACACTTTCAACATGACGGTTAAAGATGCCGATGCTGATAATGATGTTATAGCAGGTACGCTTCTAGTTAATTCTGAAGATGCATGTATTTTAATTGATTCCGGTGCTACAAGATCTTTTATATCTTTGAACTGTATGAGTAAGTTGGGCATCGAGTCAGCTACGTTAGAAGAAGTTATGGCCATAGAAG
The sequence above is drawn from the Apium graveolens cultivar Ventura chromosome 2, ASM990537v1, whole genome shotgun sequence genome and encodes:
- the LOC141693960 gene encoding uncharacterized protein LOC141693960, with amino-acid sequence MQLLVAFLRQQTQNPPTRGGGPQDQQTPSTVTFKSFKSLNPPEFKGTTDPVEARVWLREIEKTFEIVDVKEEKKTIFAAYMLKGEANYWWEAKKTLETTFPIPWTRFTKLFLEKYFPKYMENQMELKFLELKQGNMSVAEYEAKFTELSSGSELYAKDANVKKRKFQNHSGRSFEKKVENQPGKRPFVKREDTNIGNRRIENVGARKDNTKFWTPQNSNLLQGKPPVPECKTCGRKHLGECYQANVTCFNCGQKGHYASHCKEKATICYSCGKKGHMAKDCRKQAPKESSTLRLMAPPSNKPTAHTFNMTVKDADADNDVIAGTLLVNSEDACILIDSGATRSFISLNCMSKLGIESATLEEVMAIEVANQEVVNVDQTPYELAEHLRLTLDILRKEKLYAKFSKCEFWLEKVQFLGHIVSREGISIDPEKVEAVANWELLKTPTEVRSFLGLAGYYRREIAEWVSRCLTCQQVKAEHQRPSGLLQPLEIPEWKWEHITMDFVVGLPRTRANHDAIWVIVDRLTKSAHFLPINERYTIEKLVTLYLKEIVTRHGVLVSIVSDRDARFTSKFGRAFRNALEGEQLYVSCLEEERRTGGATAAVESPAVVSDMVAENGRCRRRREDLCGVFGCVYLCSGGGGWSVGDGENGEEVLIVLLLCCMFVQRATESETWRG